A window from Zingiber officinale cultivar Zhangliang chromosome 7A, Zo_v1.1, whole genome shotgun sequence encodes these proteins:
- the LOC122001523 gene encoding uncharacterized protein LOC122001523, with product MAKLAAQGGLRMILSGDKLSLWSGKRIVERSVGIPRGVLMSPGGSRVWAVGRKSSRGSRVDERRSLEDKDVEEEESEDEEEEEDEQFKSDEFSSFRGLVLDISYRPINVVCWKRAICLEFMDKADVLEYYDQTVSSPQGSYYIPAVLQIPHLLQVVKRRRVKHNLSRKNIFFRDSFTCQYCSSHQDLTIDHVIPTSRGGEWKWENLVTACARCNSRKGKKTLEEVNMRLLKIPKVPKDYDILAIPLTTAAIKMLKMRKGVPEEWLQYLAQPSP from the exons ATGGCGAAGCTCGCAGCCCAGGGGGGTCTCAGGATGATCTTGAGTGGCGACAAGTTGTCACTTTGGTCGGGGAAGAGGATTGTCGAGAGGTCGGTAGGGATCCCCAGAGGAGTACTCATGTCTCCTGGTGGTTCTAGGGTTTGGGCTGTGGGGAGGAAGTCGAGCAGGGGCTCCAGAGTCGATGAACGCAGGAGTTTGGAGGATAAAGATGTTGAAGAAGAAGAATCCGAAgacgaggaagaggaggaggacgaGCAGTTCAAATCGGATGAATTCTCTTCTTTCAGAGGGTTGGTGTTGGATATCTCTTATAG GCCTATTAATGTCGTTTGCTGGAAGCGGGCAATATGTCTGGAATTCATGGACAAG GCAGATGTTCTTGAATACTATGATCAAACCGTGTCTTCGCCCCAAGGATCATACTATATTCCAGCTGTTTTGCAG ATTCCACATTTGCTTCAAGTTGTCAAGAGAAGACGGGTTAAACACAATCTTAGtcgaaaaaacatatttttcAGGGATTCTTTCACTTGCCA aTATTGTTCTTCTCATCAAGACTTGACCATTGATCATGTAATACCAACTTCACGCGGCGGTGAATGGAAGTGGGAAAATCTG GTGACTGCATGTGCAAGATGTAACTCAAGGAAGGGAAAGAAAACATTGGAAGAGGTGAACATGAGGCTGCTTAAGATTCCTAAG GTCCCTAAGGATTATGACATCCTCGCCATACCTTTGACAACAGCTGCGATAAAAATGCTGAAGATGAGAAAAGGAGTCCCTGAGGAATGGCTGCAGTACCTCGCCCAGCCAAGTCCATAG
- the LOC122001524 gene encoding uncharacterized protein LOC122001524 isoform X2 — MKKRRGIEVSAAEKVDGLNKDMKRRLIMSDSECNLDDCLASLRRADRGVSRNGDNSICGEDNEAEMKEEEENADVDKKEKVLKSYEGTQTDEVAVSCKKEVLETELERKCRIESSRAEVQSEKSKLDSSEQGGKKKFLSGGNMSKTVISDGVDEKEEMNVHKEGSSKSSVPAKRKRGRVMENQTLTNLQKTGKTETEKNKLIESPDKQKLEAKDNSSCVTGDRAEDIGVSRPKDDILRMQGKSGVLRVLPSNKKVDGLENHSKRNYEEVSKAISSRGVATRAALKQQSLSPFERVDENSSLGASPSKNELRKSKKDSLKKSANRRETLQKNVFHKTRKKKAHISKGKTGLRTKSNSSAESVVKAKQVSESANVSRRTEKQKLRDQLKDILLNAGWTIDLRPRRGRNYEDSVYIPPEGHGGYWSITKAYAVYQERLKRTNKSEGKISSGRNCRTPSVSDPIIPLESLDLLKRVVVNKRRRRIEESEESPKYKGKKVKKKSDKRHPRDQATKGKLTSDSKFSVGSTSYKNHHNGRSRQRGCTLLARGINHKSEADDADYVTYRHKRTVLSWMIDVGVLPINGKVKYMNQRMTKTKLEGWITRDGINCSCCGKILSLSNFGLHAGNKLIHPSQNIFLEDGEISLLKCQLEAWKKQGESERQGFYNIDVNGDDPNDDTCGICGDGGPLICCDGCPSTFHLACLGIEPPPGDWHCTNCCCRFCGQISTDPSSASYETVSLLLSCHQCEAKYHEDCIPETEYISATSKSTAISFCSSSCRKVFRGLKKILGMKNDIESGFSWTVVRRFDEDSSKSPLQFHQTAESNSKIAVALAVMDECFLPIVDRRSGINLIHNVVYNCGSNFSRLNYSGFYTFILEHGDEIISVASIRIHGTRLAEMPFIGTRNMYRRQGMCRRLLSGIESVLSSLNIEKLVIPAISELKETWTNVFSFKQLEVSQELEVRSINILVFPGTGLLQKPLLENHSSKHDTPVDEVGVIEYDIKDHQDIKSAHDSSELIAAEAEPHNSAQAVGHCGNATEDSSFISDDSADPINNGKSSQYLSVETAGDACTNILSRGGKTSFHSEEKSEVDLTTVQTTELIGNTSDIIENKIVAVDAVKDQQECDIVSNS, encoded by the exons TGCAGCGGAAAAGGTTGATGGGTTGAATAAGGATATGAAACGGAGGTTGATTATGAGCGATTCGGAGTGTAACTTGGATGATTGCCTCGCTTCTTTGCGGAGGGCGGATCGTGGAGTTAGTCGAAATGGGGACAACTCCATCTGCGGCGAAGACAATGAGGCGGAGAtgaaagaagaggaggagaatgcGGATGTAGATAAGAAAGAAAAGGTTTTGAAGTCTTATGAAGGAACTCAAACTGATGAGGTCGCAGTTTCTTGTAAGAAAGAAGTGTTAGAGACAGAGCTCGAGAGGAAGTGCCGAATAGAGTCATCTCGTGCTGAAGTCCAATCAGAAAAGTCAAAATTGGATTCTTCGGAACAAGGAGGAAAGAAGAAATTTCTGTCTGGCGGGAATATGTCTAAAACTGTTATTTCAGATGGTGTGGATGAAAAAGAGGAGATGAATGTGCACAAAGAAGGAAGTTCCAAATCCTCAGTCCCTGCAAAGAGGAAGAGGGGTCGAGTAATGGAGAACCAAACACTGACAAATTTACAAAAAACTGGGAAGACGGAAACTGAAAAGAACAAGCTGATAGAATCACCAGATAAGCAGAAACTTGAGGCGAAGGATAACAGTAGCTGTGTCACCGGAGACAGGGCAGAAGACATTGGTGTTTCACGACCCAAGGATGATATTCTGAGGATGCAAGGGAAATCTGGCGTCTTGCGAGTACTACCTAGTAATAAGAAGGTTGATGGGCTTGAGAACCATTCTAAAAGGAATTATGAAGAGGTCTCAAAGGCCATAAGCTCTCGTGGTGTAGCTACCCGTGCCGCACTGAAGCAACAATCCCTGTCTCCCTTTGAAAGAGTTGATGAAAATTCAAGCTTAGGTGCCTCGCCGAGCAAAAATGAATTGAGAAAGTCAAAAAAGGACAGTCTCAAGAAAAGTGCAAACAGACGTGAAACACTGCAGAAGAATGTTTTTCATAAAACAAGAAAAAAGAAAGCACATATTTCAAAGGGTAAGACTGGTCTGAGAACAAAGAGCAACTCCAGTGCAGAAAGTGTTGTTAAGGCAAAACAAGTATCAGAGAGTGCAAACGTATCTCGCAGAACTGAAAAACAAAAACTTAGAGATCAGTTAAAAGATATACTTCTTAATGCTGGTTGGACAATAGATCTGAGGCCAAGAAGAGGCAGGAACTATGAGGATTCTGTTTACATACCTCCTGAAGGTCATGGTGGTTATTGGTCAATCACAAAGGCTTATGCAGTGTATCAGGAACGTCTAAAGAGAACAAACAAATCGGAGGGTAAGATTTCTTCTGGAAGGAACTGCAGAACACCTTCTGTGAGCGACCCTATCATACCCTTGGAGTCACTTGATTTACTGAAAAGAGTTGTTgttaacaagagaagaagaaggatagaAGAGTCTGAAGAATCCCCAAAGTATAAAGGGaagaaagtaaagaaaaaatCTGACAAGAGACATCCTAGAGATCAAGCTACTAAGGGTAAGTTGACTTCAGACTCAAAGTTTTCTGTCGGTTCCACATCTTATAAGAATCATCACAACGGAAGAAGCAGACAGAGAGGATGCACCCTATTGGCCCGTGGTATTAACCATAAGTCAGAAGCTGATGACGCAGATTATGTCACTTACAGGCATAAAAGGACAGTTCTTTCATGGATGATAGATGTGGGTGTATTGCCCATAAATGGAAAAGTGAAGTATATGAACCAGCGAATGACTAAAACAAAGTTGGAAGGCTGGATAACTAGAGACGGCATTAACTGTAGCTGCTGTGGTAAAATCCTTTCTCTATCAAACTTCGGTCTTCATGCTGGTAACAAACTTATACATCCATCACAAAATATATTTTTGGAGGATGGAGAAATTTCCCTGTTGAAATGCCAGCTTGAGGCATGGAAAAAACAGGGTGAATCTGAACGGCAAGGATTCTACAATATTGATGTCAATGGTGATGACCCTAATGATGATACCTGTGGTATCTGTGGCGATGGTGGCCCCTTAATCTGTTGTGATGGTTGTCCTTCGACCTTTCATCTGGCTTGCTTGGGCATCGAG CCTCCTCCTGGAGATTGGCACTGTACCAACTGCTGCTGCAGGTTCTGTGGGCAGATCTCTACTGATCCTAGTAGTGCAAGCTATGAAACAGTTTCCTTATTGCTTTCTTGTCACCAGTGTGAGGCAAAAT ACCATGAAGATTGCATTCCTGAGACAGAATATATATCTGCCACTTCCAAGAGTACTGCCATTTCTTTTTGTTCCTCAAGTTGTAGAAAG GTTTTCCGAGGACtaaagaagattcttgggatgaagAATGATATTGAATCAGGATTCTCATGGACTGTTGTCAGGCGTTTTGATGAGGATTCTTCTAAATCTCCATTACAGTTCCATCAAACGGCTGAATCCAACTCAAAGATTGCTGTCGCCCTTGCAGTTATGGATGAGTGTTTTCTGCCTATTGTTGACCGGAGAAGTGGCATTAACCTTATTCATAATGTTGTGTATAATTGTGG ATCAAATTTCAGTCGGCTGAATTACAGCGGTTTCTACACTTTTATTTTGGAGCATGGGGATGAAATTATCTCTGTGGCATCTATCAG AATTCACGGAACCAGACTGGCAGAAATGCCTTTCATTGGGACAAGAAACATGTATAGACGTCAAGGGATGTGCCGTCGGCTACTTAGTGGAATTGAATCA GTTCTCTCTTCCCTTAATATTGAAAAGCTGGTCATACCTGCAATTTCTGAATTAAAGGAAACATGGACTAATGTATTTAGCTTTAAGCAGCTTGAGGTTTCTCAAGAATTAGAAGTTAGGTCCATAAACATATTGGTTTTTCCTGGTACTGGTTTACTACAGAAGCCACTGCTGGAAAATCattcttctaaacatgatacgCCTGTTGATGAAG TTGGAGTCATTGAATACGACATCAAAGATCATCAAGATATAAAGTCAGCTCATGATTCTTCTGAGCTAATTGCTGCTGAAGCCGAGCCCCATAACTCTGCCCAGGCTGTTGGCCATTGCGGAAATGCTACCGAAGATTCATCTTTTATTTCAGATGATTCTGCTGATCCTATTAACAATGGCAAATCTTCCCAGTATTTGTCAGTAGAGACTGCTGGTGATGCTTGCACAAACATTTTATCTAGAGGAGGTAAAACAAGTTTCCATagtgaagaaaaatccgaagTCGATCTTACAACTGTTCAGACAACTGAGTTAATTGGCAATACTTCTGATATTATTGAGAATAAAATTGTAGCTGTTGATGCAGTAAAAGATCAGCAAGAATGTGACATAGTTTCCAACTCCTAG
- the LOC122001524 gene encoding uncharacterized protein LOC122001524 isoform X1 — protein MKKRRGIEVSAAEKVDGLNKDMKRRLIMSDSECNLDDCLASLRRADRGVSRNGDNSICGEDNEAEMKEEEENADVDKKEKVLKSYEGTQTDEVAVSCKKEVLETELERKCRIESSRAEVQSEKSKLDSSEQGGKKKFLSGGNMSKTVISDGVDEKEEMNVHKEGSSKSSVPAKRKRGRVMENQTLTNLQKTGKTETEKNKLIESPDKQKLEAKDNSSCVTGDRAEDIGVSRPKDDILRMQGKSGVLRVLPSNKKVDGLENHSKRNYEEVSKAISSRGVATRAALKQQSLSPFERVDENSSLGASPSKNELRKSKKDSLKKSANRRETLQKNVFHKTRKKKAHISKGKTGLRTKSNSSAESVVKAKQVSESANVSRRTEKQKLRDQLKDILLNAGWTIDLRPRRGRNYEDSVYIPPEGHGGYWSITKAYAVYQERLKRTNKSEGKISSGRNCRTPSVSDPIIPLESLDLLKRVVVNKRRRRIEESEESPKYKGKKVKKKSDKRHPRDQATKGKLTSDSKFSVGSTSYKNHHNGRSRQRGCTLLARGINHKSEADDADYVTYRHKRTVLSWMIDVGVLPINGKVKYMNQRMTKTKLEGWITRDGINCSCCGKILSLSNFGLHAGNKLIHPSQNIFLEDGEISLLKCQLEAWKKQGESERQGFYNIDVNGDDPNDDTCGICGDGGPLICCDGCPSTFHLACLGIEKPPPGDWHCTNCCCRFCGQISTDPSSASYETVSLLLSCHQCEAKYHEDCIPETEYISATSKSTAISFCSSSCRKVFRGLKKILGMKNDIESGFSWTVVRRFDEDSSKSPLQFHQTAESNSKIAVALAVMDECFLPIVDRRSGINLIHNVVYNCGSNFSRLNYSGFYTFILEHGDEIISVASIRIHGTRLAEMPFIGTRNMYRRQGMCRRLLSGIESVLSSLNIEKLVIPAISELKETWTNVFSFKQLEVSQELEVRSINILVFPGTGLLQKPLLENHSSKHDTPVDEVGVIEYDIKDHQDIKSAHDSSELIAAEAEPHNSAQAVGHCGNATEDSSFISDDSADPINNGKSSQYLSVETAGDACTNILSRGGKTSFHSEEKSEVDLTTVQTTELIGNTSDIIENKIVAVDAVKDQQECDIVSNS, from the exons TGCAGCGGAAAAGGTTGATGGGTTGAATAAGGATATGAAACGGAGGTTGATTATGAGCGATTCGGAGTGTAACTTGGATGATTGCCTCGCTTCTTTGCGGAGGGCGGATCGTGGAGTTAGTCGAAATGGGGACAACTCCATCTGCGGCGAAGACAATGAGGCGGAGAtgaaagaagaggaggagaatgcGGATGTAGATAAGAAAGAAAAGGTTTTGAAGTCTTATGAAGGAACTCAAACTGATGAGGTCGCAGTTTCTTGTAAGAAAGAAGTGTTAGAGACAGAGCTCGAGAGGAAGTGCCGAATAGAGTCATCTCGTGCTGAAGTCCAATCAGAAAAGTCAAAATTGGATTCTTCGGAACAAGGAGGAAAGAAGAAATTTCTGTCTGGCGGGAATATGTCTAAAACTGTTATTTCAGATGGTGTGGATGAAAAAGAGGAGATGAATGTGCACAAAGAAGGAAGTTCCAAATCCTCAGTCCCTGCAAAGAGGAAGAGGGGTCGAGTAATGGAGAACCAAACACTGACAAATTTACAAAAAACTGGGAAGACGGAAACTGAAAAGAACAAGCTGATAGAATCACCAGATAAGCAGAAACTTGAGGCGAAGGATAACAGTAGCTGTGTCACCGGAGACAGGGCAGAAGACATTGGTGTTTCACGACCCAAGGATGATATTCTGAGGATGCAAGGGAAATCTGGCGTCTTGCGAGTACTACCTAGTAATAAGAAGGTTGATGGGCTTGAGAACCATTCTAAAAGGAATTATGAAGAGGTCTCAAAGGCCATAAGCTCTCGTGGTGTAGCTACCCGTGCCGCACTGAAGCAACAATCCCTGTCTCCCTTTGAAAGAGTTGATGAAAATTCAAGCTTAGGTGCCTCGCCGAGCAAAAATGAATTGAGAAAGTCAAAAAAGGACAGTCTCAAGAAAAGTGCAAACAGACGTGAAACACTGCAGAAGAATGTTTTTCATAAAACAAGAAAAAAGAAAGCACATATTTCAAAGGGTAAGACTGGTCTGAGAACAAAGAGCAACTCCAGTGCAGAAAGTGTTGTTAAGGCAAAACAAGTATCAGAGAGTGCAAACGTATCTCGCAGAACTGAAAAACAAAAACTTAGAGATCAGTTAAAAGATATACTTCTTAATGCTGGTTGGACAATAGATCTGAGGCCAAGAAGAGGCAGGAACTATGAGGATTCTGTTTACATACCTCCTGAAGGTCATGGTGGTTATTGGTCAATCACAAAGGCTTATGCAGTGTATCAGGAACGTCTAAAGAGAACAAACAAATCGGAGGGTAAGATTTCTTCTGGAAGGAACTGCAGAACACCTTCTGTGAGCGACCCTATCATACCCTTGGAGTCACTTGATTTACTGAAAAGAGTTGTTgttaacaagagaagaagaaggatagaAGAGTCTGAAGAATCCCCAAAGTATAAAGGGaagaaagtaaagaaaaaatCTGACAAGAGACATCCTAGAGATCAAGCTACTAAGGGTAAGTTGACTTCAGACTCAAAGTTTTCTGTCGGTTCCACATCTTATAAGAATCATCACAACGGAAGAAGCAGACAGAGAGGATGCACCCTATTGGCCCGTGGTATTAACCATAAGTCAGAAGCTGATGACGCAGATTATGTCACTTACAGGCATAAAAGGACAGTTCTTTCATGGATGATAGATGTGGGTGTATTGCCCATAAATGGAAAAGTGAAGTATATGAACCAGCGAATGACTAAAACAAAGTTGGAAGGCTGGATAACTAGAGACGGCATTAACTGTAGCTGCTGTGGTAAAATCCTTTCTCTATCAAACTTCGGTCTTCATGCTGGTAACAAACTTATACATCCATCACAAAATATATTTTTGGAGGATGGAGAAATTTCCCTGTTGAAATGCCAGCTTGAGGCATGGAAAAAACAGGGTGAATCTGAACGGCAAGGATTCTACAATATTGATGTCAATGGTGATGACCCTAATGATGATACCTGTGGTATCTGTGGCGATGGTGGCCCCTTAATCTGTTGTGATGGTTGTCCTTCGACCTTTCATCTGGCTTGCTTGGGCATCGAG AAGCCTCCTCCTGGAGATTGGCACTGTACCAACTGCTGCTGCAGGTTCTGTGGGCAGATCTCTACTGATCCTAGTAGTGCAAGCTATGAAACAGTTTCCTTATTGCTTTCTTGTCACCAGTGTGAGGCAAAAT ACCATGAAGATTGCATTCCTGAGACAGAATATATATCTGCCACTTCCAAGAGTACTGCCATTTCTTTTTGTTCCTCAAGTTGTAGAAAG GTTTTCCGAGGACtaaagaagattcttgggatgaagAATGATATTGAATCAGGATTCTCATGGACTGTTGTCAGGCGTTTTGATGAGGATTCTTCTAAATCTCCATTACAGTTCCATCAAACGGCTGAATCCAACTCAAAGATTGCTGTCGCCCTTGCAGTTATGGATGAGTGTTTTCTGCCTATTGTTGACCGGAGAAGTGGCATTAACCTTATTCATAATGTTGTGTATAATTGTGG ATCAAATTTCAGTCGGCTGAATTACAGCGGTTTCTACACTTTTATTTTGGAGCATGGGGATGAAATTATCTCTGTGGCATCTATCAG AATTCACGGAACCAGACTGGCAGAAATGCCTTTCATTGGGACAAGAAACATGTATAGACGTCAAGGGATGTGCCGTCGGCTACTTAGTGGAATTGAATCA GTTCTCTCTTCCCTTAATATTGAAAAGCTGGTCATACCTGCAATTTCTGAATTAAAGGAAACATGGACTAATGTATTTAGCTTTAAGCAGCTTGAGGTTTCTCAAGAATTAGAAGTTAGGTCCATAAACATATTGGTTTTTCCTGGTACTGGTTTACTACAGAAGCCACTGCTGGAAAATCattcttctaaacatgatacgCCTGTTGATGAAG TTGGAGTCATTGAATACGACATCAAAGATCATCAAGATATAAAGTCAGCTCATGATTCTTCTGAGCTAATTGCTGCTGAAGCCGAGCCCCATAACTCTGCCCAGGCTGTTGGCCATTGCGGAAATGCTACCGAAGATTCATCTTTTATTTCAGATGATTCTGCTGATCCTATTAACAATGGCAAATCTTCCCAGTATTTGTCAGTAGAGACTGCTGGTGATGCTTGCACAAACATTTTATCTAGAGGAGGTAAAACAAGTTTCCATagtgaagaaaaatccgaagTCGATCTTACAACTGTTCAGACAACTGAGTTAATTGGCAATACTTCTGATATTATTGAGAATAAAATTGTAGCTGTTGATGCAGTAAAAGATCAGCAAGAATGTGACATAGTTTCCAACTCCTAG
- the LOC122001524 gene encoding uncharacterized protein LOC122001524 isoform X3 → MKKRRGIEVSAAEKVDGLNKDMKRRLIMSDSECNLDDCLASLRRADRGVSRNGDNSICGEDNEAEMKEEEENADVDKKEKVLKSYEGTQTDEVAVSCKKEVLETELERKCRIESSRAEVQSEKSKLDSSEQGGKKKFLSGGNMSKTVISDGVDEKEEMNVHKEGSSKSSVPAKRKRGRVMENQTLTNLQKTGKTETEKNKLIESPDKQKLEAKDNSSCVTGDRAEDIGVSRPKDDILRMQGKSGVLRVLPSNKKVDGLENHSKRNYEEVSKAISSRGVATRAALKQQSLSPFERVDENSSLGASPSKNELRKSKKDSLKKSANRRETLQKNVFHKTRKKKAHISKGKTGLRTKSNSSAESVVKAKQVSESANVSRRTEKQKLRDQLKDILLNAGWTIDLRPRRGRNYEDSVYIPPEGHGGYWSITKAYAVYQERLKRTNKSEGKISSGRNCRTPSVSDPIIPLESLDLLKRVVVNKRRRRIEESEESPKYKGKKVKKKSDKRHPRDQATKGKLTSDSKFSVGSTSYKNHHNGRSRQRGCTLLARGINHKSEADDADYVTYRHKRTVLSWMIDVGVLPINGKVKYMNQRMTKTKLEGWITRDGINCSCCGKILSLSNFGLHAGNKLIHPSQNIFLEDGEISLLKCQLEAWKKQGESERQGFYNIDVNGDDPNDDTCGICGDGGPLICCDGCPSTFHLACLGIEKPPPGDWHCTNCCCRFCGQISTDPSSASYETVSLLLSCHQCEAKYHEDCIPETEYISATSKSTAISFCSSSCRKVFRGLKKILGMKNDIESGFSWTVVRRFDEDSSKSPLQFHQTAESNSKIAVALAVMDECFLPIVDRRSGINLIHNVVYNCGSNFSRLNYSGFYTFILEHGDEIISVASIRFSLPLILKSWSYLQFLN, encoded by the exons TGCAGCGGAAAAGGTTGATGGGTTGAATAAGGATATGAAACGGAGGTTGATTATGAGCGATTCGGAGTGTAACTTGGATGATTGCCTCGCTTCTTTGCGGAGGGCGGATCGTGGAGTTAGTCGAAATGGGGACAACTCCATCTGCGGCGAAGACAATGAGGCGGAGAtgaaagaagaggaggagaatgcGGATGTAGATAAGAAAGAAAAGGTTTTGAAGTCTTATGAAGGAACTCAAACTGATGAGGTCGCAGTTTCTTGTAAGAAAGAAGTGTTAGAGACAGAGCTCGAGAGGAAGTGCCGAATAGAGTCATCTCGTGCTGAAGTCCAATCAGAAAAGTCAAAATTGGATTCTTCGGAACAAGGAGGAAAGAAGAAATTTCTGTCTGGCGGGAATATGTCTAAAACTGTTATTTCAGATGGTGTGGATGAAAAAGAGGAGATGAATGTGCACAAAGAAGGAAGTTCCAAATCCTCAGTCCCTGCAAAGAGGAAGAGGGGTCGAGTAATGGAGAACCAAACACTGACAAATTTACAAAAAACTGGGAAGACGGAAACTGAAAAGAACAAGCTGATAGAATCACCAGATAAGCAGAAACTTGAGGCGAAGGATAACAGTAGCTGTGTCACCGGAGACAGGGCAGAAGACATTGGTGTTTCACGACCCAAGGATGATATTCTGAGGATGCAAGGGAAATCTGGCGTCTTGCGAGTACTACCTAGTAATAAGAAGGTTGATGGGCTTGAGAACCATTCTAAAAGGAATTATGAAGAGGTCTCAAAGGCCATAAGCTCTCGTGGTGTAGCTACCCGTGCCGCACTGAAGCAACAATCCCTGTCTCCCTTTGAAAGAGTTGATGAAAATTCAAGCTTAGGTGCCTCGCCGAGCAAAAATGAATTGAGAAAGTCAAAAAAGGACAGTCTCAAGAAAAGTGCAAACAGACGTGAAACACTGCAGAAGAATGTTTTTCATAAAACAAGAAAAAAGAAAGCACATATTTCAAAGGGTAAGACTGGTCTGAGAACAAAGAGCAACTCCAGTGCAGAAAGTGTTGTTAAGGCAAAACAAGTATCAGAGAGTGCAAACGTATCTCGCAGAACTGAAAAACAAAAACTTAGAGATCAGTTAAAAGATATACTTCTTAATGCTGGTTGGACAATAGATCTGAGGCCAAGAAGAGGCAGGAACTATGAGGATTCTGTTTACATACCTCCTGAAGGTCATGGTGGTTATTGGTCAATCACAAAGGCTTATGCAGTGTATCAGGAACGTCTAAAGAGAACAAACAAATCGGAGGGTAAGATTTCTTCTGGAAGGAACTGCAGAACACCTTCTGTGAGCGACCCTATCATACCCTTGGAGTCACTTGATTTACTGAAAAGAGTTGTTgttaacaagagaagaagaaggatagaAGAGTCTGAAGAATCCCCAAAGTATAAAGGGaagaaagtaaagaaaaaatCTGACAAGAGACATCCTAGAGATCAAGCTACTAAGGGTAAGTTGACTTCAGACTCAAAGTTTTCTGTCGGTTCCACATCTTATAAGAATCATCACAACGGAAGAAGCAGACAGAGAGGATGCACCCTATTGGCCCGTGGTATTAACCATAAGTCAGAAGCTGATGACGCAGATTATGTCACTTACAGGCATAAAAGGACAGTTCTTTCATGGATGATAGATGTGGGTGTATTGCCCATAAATGGAAAAGTGAAGTATATGAACCAGCGAATGACTAAAACAAAGTTGGAAGGCTGGATAACTAGAGACGGCATTAACTGTAGCTGCTGTGGTAAAATCCTTTCTCTATCAAACTTCGGTCTTCATGCTGGTAACAAACTTATACATCCATCACAAAATATATTTTTGGAGGATGGAGAAATTTCCCTGTTGAAATGCCAGCTTGAGGCATGGAAAAAACAGGGTGAATCTGAACGGCAAGGATTCTACAATATTGATGTCAATGGTGATGACCCTAATGATGATACCTGTGGTATCTGTGGCGATGGTGGCCCCTTAATCTGTTGTGATGGTTGTCCTTCGACCTTTCATCTGGCTTGCTTGGGCATCGAG AAGCCTCCTCCTGGAGATTGGCACTGTACCAACTGCTGCTGCAGGTTCTGTGGGCAGATCTCTACTGATCCTAGTAGTGCAAGCTATGAAACAGTTTCCTTATTGCTTTCTTGTCACCAGTGTGAGGCAAAAT ACCATGAAGATTGCATTCCTGAGACAGAATATATATCTGCCACTTCCAAGAGTACTGCCATTTCTTTTTGTTCCTCAAGTTGTAGAAAG GTTTTCCGAGGACtaaagaagattcttgggatgaagAATGATATTGAATCAGGATTCTCATGGACTGTTGTCAGGCGTTTTGATGAGGATTCTTCTAAATCTCCATTACAGTTCCATCAAACGGCTGAATCCAACTCAAAGATTGCTGTCGCCCTTGCAGTTATGGATGAGTGTTTTCTGCCTATTGTTGACCGGAGAAGTGGCATTAACCTTATTCATAATGTTGTGTATAATTGTGG ATCAAATTTCAGTCGGCTGAATTACAGCGGTTTCTACACTTTTATTTTGGAGCATGGGGATGAAATTATCTCTGTGGCATCTATCAG GTTCTCTCTTCCCTTAATATTGAAAAGCTGGTCATACCTGCAATTTCTGAATTAA